A region of Flocculibacter collagenilyticus DNA encodes the following proteins:
- the wecA gene encoding UDP-N-acetylglucosamine--undecaprenyl-phosphate N-acetylglucosaminephosphotransferase, which translates to MLDTLLPLIFTVFATLLSIMVIKPIAVKVGLVDKPNERKKHVGSIPLIGGVAIFFSVLMSVSLFYPLGQSISYYLICAASIVVLGMFDDYRDLSVGLRLMAQALIAIVMISGIGLYISDLGNLFQFGNISIDVFGIPFTILAVIAAINAFNMIDGIDGLAGSLSSVTFVSIAILFFISGHNSMILLPLILVAALLPYLAFNLGLGGKPHRKIFMGDAGSMFIGLSVIWLLIIGTQGENHSFQPVTVLWIIAVPIMDMAAIMFRRIRKGRSPFQADRDHLHHIFLKLGLTSKQALLLITTMSMMLSAIGITFHVLGVSEWFSLLCFMICFIAYAYALQHSWKFVRAVKRIALKAKRQTKGV; encoded by the coding sequence ATGCTAGACACTTTATTGCCACTAATTTTCACAGTATTTGCCACATTACTTTCAATAATGGTGATTAAACCCATTGCTGTGAAAGTTGGGTTGGTAGATAAGCCCAATGAAAGAAAAAAGCATGTAGGTTCTATACCGCTTATAGGTGGGGTAGCTATTTTCTTTAGTGTATTAATGTCCGTTTCATTATTTTACCCGCTTGGGCAATCGATAAGTTACTATCTAATTTGCGCAGCTAGTATCGTTGTACTAGGTATGTTTGATGACTATAGGGACTTAAGTGTCGGACTTCGTTTAATGGCTCAAGCGCTTATAGCAATAGTAATGATCTCGGGTATTGGCTTATATATATCGGATTTAGGTAACTTATTTCAATTTGGCAACATTAGTATTGATGTATTTGGTATACCGTTTACGATTTTAGCGGTTATTGCAGCCATTAACGCATTCAATATGATTGATGGGATTGATGGTTTAGCTGGTAGTCTTAGTTCTGTCACTTTTGTTTCGATAGCCATCCTCTTTTTTATCAGTGGACATAATTCAATGATATTATTGCCTCTGATATTAGTAGCTGCATTACTTCCATATTTGGCATTCAATTTAGGCCTTGGAGGCAAACCCCATCGTAAAATATTTATGGGTGATGCTGGTAGCATGTTTATTGGTCTATCAGTGATTTGGTTACTAATAATAGGAACCCAAGGGGAAAACCATTCATTTCAGCCAGTGACTGTTTTGTGGATTATTGCTGTGCCGATAATGGATATGGCCGCGATAATGTTTAGGCGAATTAGAAAGGGGCGCTCACCTTTTCAAGCGGATAGAGATCACTTGCATCATATCTTTTTAAAGTTAGGGTTGACGTCTAAACAAGCTCTATTGCTAATTACTACGATGTCAATGATGCTGTCAGCTATAGGTATTACTTTTCATGTCTTAGGGGTAAGTGAGTGGTTTAGCTTGCTCTGTTTTATGATATGCTTTATAGCATATGCATATGCATTACAACACAGCTGGAAGTTTGTAAGAGCAGTAAAGCGAATTGCTTTAAAAGCAAAGCGGCAAACTAAAGGCGTATAG
- the gspG gene encoding type II secretion system major pseudopilin GspG: MKRNTGFTMMELLIVIVILGLLASLVAPKMFNKQSSSMRKVAKAQMQMFETALDTYRLDMGDYPANIDELRKSDKPNWDGPYLPKNVPLDPWGNPYVYKTPGEDGQPYYLASLGKDGQAGGKEDNADIVHQ; encoded by the coding sequence ATGAAAAGAAATACTGGTTTTACGATGATGGAATTATTAATTGTAATCGTAATTTTAGGATTATTAGCTTCATTAGTTGCACCAAAAATGTTTAATAAGCAATCATCTTCTATGAGAAAGGTTGCAAAAGCGCAAATGCAAATGTTTGAAACAGCATTAGATACTTATCGTTTAGATATGGGCGATTACCCAGCTAATATCGATGAGCTACGTAAAAGTGATAAGCCTAATTGGGATGGCCCGTATCTTCCAAAAAACGTCCCACTAGATCCCTGGGGAAACCCTTATGTTTATAAAACGCCAGGCGAAGATGGCCAGCCATATTATTTAGCCTCTTTAGGCAAAGACGGTCAAGCCGGCGGTAAAGAAGACAATGCGGACATTGTACATCAATGA
- a CDS encoding GspE/PulE family protein gives MISMNTLLLDKYQVHKTDLDKAVNYQQRFGGRLEQILVNMGSLSDDRLPSLYSEFLSLPLLNTQEWLEQPSVELDSNTLEFLLDKQWVPLSVEDINWIFAAKYPLDLEVNQFIQQNSINPTVYVASESDLQVLADKYSNQVVDNEELETLTGDEEERLKELATEAPTVNLLNSLITRALRDGASDMHLEPYNGRYRVRYRVDGVLHEVEQLATRMQLPIVTRLKILSGMDIAEKRRPQDGKIEMRIANQELDIRVSALPLNEGESIVMRFLRKDSVRYDMSVLGLSPDIQDLIKEDLTSTAGVILLTGPTGSGKTTSLYTFLNALNNDDVKIITLEDPVEYQLEGINQVQVKSDIGFDFAAGLRSIVRQDPDIIMLGEIRDQETSQIALQSALTGHLVFSTVHTNDAPSAYTRLLDLGVEEFLLNAALVSIIAQRLARKVCEHCAVPHSNQHSLITKYQLDKFAQLQQIQELNLVEAKGCDECSHTGYKGRLAVIEYLRCDDFIKSVPKDENFIPKAKGHNQSLNRRTLLQDGFYKALHGLTTIEEVIRVAG, from the coding sequence ATGATATCAATGAATACTTTGCTTCTTGATAAATATCAAGTACATAAAACTGATTTAGATAAAGCAGTTAACTATCAGCAGCGCTTTGGTGGAAGGTTAGAGCAAATCCTAGTAAACATGGGAAGCTTATCGGATGATCGTCTTCCCTCATTATATAGCGAATTTCTCTCACTGCCCTTATTAAATACTCAAGAGTGGTTAGAGCAACCAAGTGTTGAACTTGACAGTAATACATTGGAGTTTTTACTTGATAAACAATGGGTGCCTTTAAGTGTAGAAGATATAAACTGGATCTTCGCTGCAAAGTATCCACTTGATCTAGAAGTAAATCAATTTATTCAACAAAACAGTATTAATCCTACTGTTTATGTCGCTTCAGAGTCTGACCTACAAGTACTCGCTGATAAATATAGCAATCAAGTTGTAGATAACGAAGAACTTGAAACACTAACAGGCGATGAAGAGGAAAGACTCAAGGAGCTAGCAACTGAAGCGCCTACGGTGAATTTACTGAATTCATTAATTACACGTGCATTAAGAGATGGCGCGTCAGATATGCATCTAGAGCCATATAATGGCCGTTACAGGGTGCGTTATCGTGTGGACGGTGTGCTTCATGAGGTTGAGCAATTAGCTACTCGCATGCAACTTCCGATTGTTACTCGTCTTAAAATCTTGTCTGGAATGGATATCGCAGAAAAGCGACGTCCACAAGATGGAAAGATTGAAATGCGAATTGCTAATCAAGAATTAGATATTCGTGTGTCCGCTTTGCCTTTAAATGAAGGCGAAAGTATAGTGATGCGCTTCTTACGCAAAGACTCTGTTAGATACGATATGTCGGTGTTGGGGTTATCTCCTGATATCCAAGACTTAATAAAAGAAGATTTAACCTCTACTGCAGGTGTAATTCTACTGACCGGTCCGACAGGTTCAGGTAAAACCACTAGCCTTTACACATTCCTGAATGCGCTTAATAACGATGATGTAAAAATTATTACGCTTGAAGATCCAGTTGAATATCAACTTGAAGGTATCAATCAAGTACAAGTCAAATCTGATATTGGTTTTGACTTTGCCGCTGGCTTAAGAAGTATTGTTCGTCAAGATCCAGACATCATTATGTTAGGTGAGATTCGAGATCAAGAAACGTCGCAAATTGCGTTGCAATCAGCACTAACTGGGCACTTGGTATTTTCCACGGTTCATACTAACGATGCGCCTAGTGCTTATACACGATTATTAGATTTAGGTGTGGAAGAGTTTTTATTAAATGCGGCATTAGTGTCCATCATAGCTCAACGTTTAGCTCGTAAGGTTTGTGAGCATTGCGCTGTACCCCATAGTAATCAGCATAGTTTAATTACGAAGTATCAACTTGATAAATTTGCGCAATTGCAGCAAATTCAAGAGCTTAATCTAGTCGAAGCGAAAGGCTGTGATGAGTGCTCTCATACTGGCTATAAAGGCAGGTTAGCCGTTATAGAATATTTACGTTGTGATGACTTTATTAAGTCTGTACCAAAAGATGAAAACTTTATCCCAAAAGCCAAAGGCCATAATCAAAGTTTAAATAGACGCACATTATTGCAAGATGGTTTCTATAAAGCATTACACGGTCTAACGACTATTGAAGAAGTTATCAGGGTTGCAGGCTAG
- a CDS encoding type II secretion system F family protein, with protein MKLFQYKAFDKSGAKIDGQIEASDIASVQKQLSTQGLYPSEIKEFKESQSLFGFSQKVSLADLEFLTAELSLLLSSGVRIDKGLDIIKKTKAKPALAKLLGEMSASLKKGNSLSKAASEHPKAFDPLYVNLIELGEASGQLSDIFSGLATDLKFRRDLQRKIIQSLTYPAVILSVCILCVIFIFNFIVPQMSSLFADVEDLPWYTQLLLNVSDWLQNYQGFLLLGIILSGIGLASVWKKESFQQKWQQLLLKLPLVKNSVLTAERIRFNSGLAMMLSAGVPIDQALSLSTGNIKNLLLRREMDIVRQKVKRGSALTPALRQTSLFPPFYVSLLEVGEESGNLDKIFNEIASRSRQDFEEWTQKLTTLIEPILILTMGIIVGGVVVVMLLSMVSVNDIDF; from the coding sequence TTGAAATTATTTCAATACAAGGCTTTTGATAAGTCAGGCGCTAAAATTGATGGGCAAATAGAAGCAAGTGATATTGCTTCAGTTCAAAAGCAATTGAGTACGCAAGGCCTATACCCATCAGAAATTAAAGAGTTTAAAGAGTCACAATCCTTATTTGGTTTTTCACAAAAGGTTTCACTTGCAGACTTAGAATTTCTGACTGCTGAACTTAGCCTCTTGCTTTCAAGTGGCGTTCGAATTGATAAAGGTTTAGATATCATCAAAAAGACTAAAGCAAAACCTGCTTTAGCTAAACTTTTAGGTGAAATGAGTGCATCATTAAAAAAAGGGAACAGCTTATCTAAAGCTGCGAGTGAACATCCAAAAGCGTTTGACCCACTTTATGTTAACCTAATTGAACTGGGCGAAGCGTCTGGTCAACTTTCTGATATATTTTCTGGGTTAGCCACAGATTTAAAGTTTAGGCGCGACTTGCAGCGAAAAATCATTCAATCCTTGACTTATCCCGCAGTTATCCTTTCCGTGTGTATTCTATGTGTGATATTTATATTTAATTTTATTGTACCTCAAATGTCATCACTGTTCGCAGATGTTGAAGATTTGCCATGGTATACACAACTATTGTTAAACGTAAGCGACTGGTTGCAAAATTATCAAGGTTTTTTACTCCTCGGCATTATTTTATCCGGTATTGGTTTAGCAAGTGTTTGGAAAAAAGAATCTTTTCAACAGAAGTGGCAGCAACTCTTATTAAAGCTCCCATTGGTAAAAAACTCTGTGTTAACAGCTGAAAGAATACGGTTTAATTCAGGTCTTGCAATGATGCTTTCTGCGGGTGTTCCAATTGATCAAGCATTATCACTTTCCACAGGAAACATAAAAAATCTACTTTTACGACGCGAAATGGATATAGTGCGCCAAAAAGTTAAACGCGGCTCAGCATTAACTCCAGCGCTAAGACAAACTTCCTTGTTTCCACCGTTTTATGTTTCATTACTTGAGGTGGGCGAAGAAAGCGGAAATTTAGATAAAATATTTAATGAAATAGCCAGTAGAAGTAGACAAGATTTTGAAGAATGGACTCAGAAATTAACTACATTAATCGAGCCAATATTAATTTTGACTATGGGAATAATCGTTGGAGGAGTTGTGGTGGTTATGCTTCTGAGTATGGTTTCTGTTAACGATATTGATTTTTAA
- a CDS encoding type II secretion system protein — MHLIKGSGRERILGFTMVELLTVLSLMIFLMSLIGPLSVSTFEKAKAKKELLLLKDILKETGKMSYLTGKKYQLLLNKSSIHIKRLESQILTDIGKIDFENITFESQVILYDKYGHSDIANINVFFRHEELKLRLQDL; from the coding sequence ATGCACTTAATAAAAGGTAGTGGTAGAGAGCGAATTCTCGGTTTTACTATGGTGGAGCTACTAACGGTATTAAGTTTAATGATATTTTTAATGTCTTTAATAGGGCCTTTAAGCGTTAGTACTTTTGAAAAAGCAAAGGCAAAGAAAGAGTTACTTCTGTTAAAGGATATTTTAAAAGAAACGGGTAAGATGTCTTATTTAACGGGTAAGAAATATCAGTTGTTATTAAATAAATCTAGTATTCATATTAAAAGATTAGAAAGCCAGATTCTAACTGATATAGGAAAAATAGATTTTGAAAATATAACCTTTGAATCCCAAGTGATTTTATATGATAAGTACGGGCATTCAGATATTGCAAATATAAATGTTTTTTTTCGACACGAAGAGCTTAAATTAAGATTGCAAGATTTATGA
- a CDS encoding PulJ/GspJ family protein, whose amino-acid sequence MKLVKADKNIGFTLIEVLVSAVILFAGIFISMSLIKGAYLSSEKAVSQLNTVAVIQPILSVIRHDIRSKGNEQVTNLSGRGDVWFGRFSWTATMIKFRGAPNRFDVDKGSFVTPPHKYKLWEVQLKLTINSVETEFEFKELSWNEK is encoded by the coding sequence ATGAAACTTGTTAAAGCAGATAAAAATATAGGTTTTACCCTCATTGAAGTTTTAGTTTCAGCAGTTATTCTTTTTGCTGGTATATTTATTTCAATGTCCTTAATTAAGGGGGCTTATTTATCAAGCGAGAAAGCGGTATCTCAATTAAATACAGTCGCAGTAATCCAACCTATTTTATCTGTAATACGCCATGATATTAGAAGTAAGGGAAACGAACAAGTAACTAATTTGTCGGGAAGGGGGGATGTATGGTTCGGGCGTTTTTCATGGACTGCTACAATGATTAAATTTAGAGGCGCGCCTAACAGGTTTGATGTCGATAAAGGCTCATTTGTGACGCCTCCACATAAATATAAACTTTGGGAAGTACAGTTAAAACTAACAATTAATAGTGTTGAAACAGAATTTGAGTTTAAAGAGTTAAGCTGGAATGAAAAATAG
- a CDS encoding prepilin-type N-terminal cleavage/methylation domain-containing protein, with protein sequence MKNSKGFSLIELMISTTLLAGVLYLGTFSYGLISSIWNRSSTEFDSSFTQGKNLYILQKVIGGISPYVISGSNNIPAFYFVGGKSSLLSFSNISPYSAQTPEFFRIYSTIDSDGKVDVIYQSVPAAETLLTDTKDEITLNQTITLLKGLDEFKIEYYGWKNLTSKTGNKAKSFRKWFEIFSGIDNQILPELIKCTLVKGGIKLEFYTTLDISSEKWLSQYYYEND encoded by the coding sequence ATGAAAAATAGTAAAGGCTTTTCATTAATTGAACTAATGATATCAACCACACTATTGGCAGGTGTGTTGTACCTAGGGACATTTTCATACGGCTTAATATCCTCTATTTGGAATAGGTCTTCGACTGAATTTGATTCGTCTTTTACGCAAGGAAAAAACCTTTATATTTTGCAAAAAGTTATAGGGGGTATCTCACCTTATGTTATCAGTGGAAGCAATAATATTCCTGCTTTCTATTTTGTAGGTGGAAAGAGTAGTCTTTTATCGTTTAGTAATATATCTCCATATTCTGCCCAAACCCCCGAATTTTTTCGAATATATAGCACTATTGACAGTGATGGGAAGGTTGATGTTATTTATCAGTCGGTACCTGCTGCAGAAACCTTACTTACTGACACAAAAGATGAGATTACACTTAACCAAACGATTACTTTATTAAAAGGACTGGATGAGTTTAAGATTGAATATTATGGATGGAAGAATTTGACGTCTAAAACAGGAAATAAAGCAAAGAGTTTTAGGAAATGGTTTGAAATATTTTCAGGTATAGATAATCAAATCTTGCCTGAATTAATTAAGTGCACTTTAGTTAAGGGTGGTATAAAACTTGAGTTTTATACCACTTTGGATATTAGTAGTGAAAAATGGCTATCTCAGTACTACTATGAAAATGATTAA
- a CDS encoding type II secretion system protein GspK has product MKNGYLSTTMKMIKLERKNGIALIQVLLISAIISVISLYISQNARKQVAMAIVAKQKAEALIISHSTESEIIFELLTSSKGRADTATVNWNFHGDLFSFSNDNKAMDVKLSIQDRSALINLHYPDRDNLLKLLEQSGLSALKARDIVASLIDWQKARNSNVSSQKTRGGNIPYIGDFIHVESVDQKIIELLQRNATLHRGANFNPMLSPFELLSALTNSSTAMAVISERKSGTLTKNKFVSITKLEENENSIFYPSNLLKITISSSVGKSNVEKQFNIDLFPYASSSAPPFNILSITK; this is encoded by the coding sequence GTGAAAAATGGCTATCTCAGTACTACTATGAAAATGATTAAATTGGAGCGTAAAAATGGAATTGCTTTGATACAAGTATTACTAATATCGGCAATAATATCAGTAATATCGCTTTACATTTCTCAAAATGCTAGAAAGCAAGTTGCAATGGCTATCGTTGCGAAGCAGAAAGCAGAGGCTTTAATAATTTCGCATAGTACTGAATCCGAAATTATTTTTGAGTTATTAACAAGTAGTAAAGGGAGAGCTGACACTGCAACGGTAAATTGGAACTTTCATGGTGACCTTTTCTCATTTTCAAATGACAATAAGGCTATGGATGTGAAATTATCTATTCAAGATCGCTCAGCATTGATAAACCTACATTACCCAGATAGAGATAATCTTCTTAAGCTTTTGGAGCAATCGGGTTTATCAGCCTTAAAAGCAAGGGATATTGTAGCTAGTCTTATAGACTGGCAAAAAGCAAGAAATTCTAATGTGTCCTCACAGAAGACAAGAGGCGGTAATATTCCCTATATAGGTGACTTTATTCATGTTGAATCTGTTGATCAGAAGATAATAGAATTGTTGCAAAGGAATGCTACTTTACATAGAGGGGCTAATTTTAATCCTATGCTCTCCCCATTTGAGCTCTTATCGGCACTAACTAATTCCTCCACAGCAATGGCTGTAATATCAGAACGTAAAAGCGGAACGCTTACTAAGAACAAGTTTGTTTCGATTACTAAGTTGGAAGAAAATGAAAATTCAATTTTTTATCCTTCCAACTTATTAAAAATCACAATATCTAGTAGTGTAGGTAAGTCTAATGTAGAAAAGCAGTTTAATATCGATTTATTTCCATATGCATCTAGTTCAGCTCCACCATTTAATATTCTTTCAATTACAAAGTGA
- a CDS encoding secretin N-terminal domain-containing protein translates to MKSNSTVNPTIFLFISFFLAGCVSSQGVKTEPVNSFLSEKINTNDASVNSQNDKSIDDQSRNTGGLSYVHSIKHESEFIKKPLDVEEKLSDNEMLTISADQLFLKDFIHYVLGEELSLSYIIGNDVKNDTDRISLNLQSEISKRKLFSLSEEVLSERGYVIRYDDGVYYIHKRAGGMASHNIVYGYGGEIEDVPNTATEIIQMVPFKYGQTSLLNLMLKQIVNVQLFIDHERNAALLRGKRAEILRALEFIQLIDRPRFRERKVAIYKSTFISTQELLQKLKELLVQDGVSVNNANLTTSAVSLVPLERIGALVVFSNSKDLIERVGYWAEEIDKPLVTTEKQYFVYTPRYSRATDLGQSLQLLIGGASNLSRSNEGNKVSANSQNKAVKSSMNTSNSSVSHGQGRDVNFVVDERANTIIIESTGEKYQQLLPLITRLDVLPKQVMLEVLIAEVTLTDEFKQGVEFALSNGSYNLSTSGAFGSKSFGGLSYLVSGVNGSLSLNLFETNSNVNIISKPSIVVRDGVQAQIRVGTDIPIVGQTVQDPLSGEKQVTSIEYRSTGVELSVTPVVNAQGVVIMEIQQSISNEADGGSTVANSPSIFERSISTEVVAESGQTVILGGLISENKSNKQTAVPGISDLPIIGSLFGATSNTGTKTELIVLVTPKIIESAEEWVEIKEKLHQGLDQLQIF, encoded by the coding sequence ATGAAGAGTAATTCTACCGTTAATCCAACAATTTTTTTATTTATAAGTTTCTTTTTAGCTGGTTGTGTATCTAGCCAAGGAGTCAAAACGGAGCCTGTAAACTCATTTTTATCTGAAAAAATAAATACTAATGATGCGTCAGTTAATAGTCAAAACGATAAAAGTATAGATGATCAGTCCAGGAATACGGGGGGGTTATCTTATGTTCACAGCATTAAGCATGAAAGTGAGTTTATTAAAAAACCATTGGATGTCGAAGAAAAGCTTAGTGACAATGAGATGCTTACAATTTCTGCGGATCAACTTTTCTTAAAAGACTTTATTCATTACGTACTTGGTGAAGAGCTAAGTCTTAGCTACATTATCGGCAATGATGTTAAAAATGATACTGATAGAATAAGTCTGAACCTACAATCTGAGATTAGTAAACGAAAACTATTTAGTTTAAGTGAAGAAGTACTTTCCGAGAGAGGCTATGTAATACGGTACGACGACGGAGTTTACTATATACACAAGCGCGCGGGAGGTATGGCTAGTCACAATATTGTTTATGGATATGGTGGAGAAATTGAAGATGTACCAAATACAGCAACTGAAATTATTCAAATGGTACCATTTAAATATGGTCAAACTAGCTTACTTAACCTTATGCTCAAACAGATTGTTAATGTTCAGCTTTTTATTGATCACGAGCGCAACGCTGCCTTACTTAGGGGGAAGCGAGCTGAAATTTTACGGGCTTTAGAGTTTATTCAGTTAATTGACAGGCCAAGATTTAGAGAGCGTAAAGTTGCAATATATAAAAGCACTTTTATTTCCACGCAAGAGCTCTTACAGAAATTGAAGGAATTATTAGTTCAGGATGGTGTATCTGTTAATAATGCAAACCTTACCACCAGCGCTGTATCGCTGGTACCTCTAGAGCGTATAGGCGCATTGGTTGTTTTTTCTAACAGTAAGGACTTGATAGAAAGGGTGGGATATTGGGCTGAGGAAATTGATAAACCTCTGGTTACCACTGAAAAACAGTACTTCGTGTATACACCTCGCTATTCTAGAGCAACAGATTTAGGTCAAAGTTTACAGTTACTTATAGGAGGCGCTAGCAACTTATCAAGGAGTAATGAAGGTAATAAGGTTAGTGCAAATAGTCAAAATAAAGCCGTTAAGTCGAGCATGAATACATCTAACAGCTCAGTGAGTCATGGGCAAGGGAGAGATGTGAATTTTGTTGTTGATGAAAGGGCAAATACAATCATTATCGAGTCTACAGGAGAAAAGTATCAACAGTTGCTACCCTTGATAACGAGATTAGATGTGCTTCCAAAGCAGGTCATGCTCGAGGTTCTGATTGCTGAAGTAACTTTAACAGATGAGTTTAAGCAAGGTGTAGAGTTTGCTTTAAGCAATGGAAGCTACAACTTGTCAACTTCAGGAGCATTTGGTTCAAAGTCATTTGGTGGGTTATCTTACTTAGTAAGTGGTGTTAATGGTAGCCTTTCATTAAACCTTTTTGAAACAAACAGTAATGTAAATATTATATCAAAACCTTCAATTGTTGTTAGAGATGGGGTTCAGGCTCAAATAAGAGTTGGTACAGACATTCCAATTGTTGGCCAAACAGTGCAAGATCCTTTAAGTGGTGAAAAGCAAGTTACATCAATAGAATATAGAAGCACGGGTGTTGAGTTAAGTGTAACACCTGTTGTAAATGCTCAAGGTGTAGTCATTATGGAAATTCAACAAAGTATTAGTAATGAGGCGGATGGGGGGTCAACTGTTGCTAATTCACCTTCAATTTTTGAAAGGAGTATTTCTACCGAGGTTGTTGCGGAAAGCGGTCAAACGGTTATTTTAGGTGGACTAATTAGTGAGAACAAGAGTAATAAGCAAACAGCTGTACCTGGAATATCTGATTTACCTATTATAGGAAGTTTATTTGGTGCAACATCTAATACAGGCACCAAAACAGAATTAATTGTGCTGGTTACACCTAAGATTATAGAGTCAGCTGAAGAATGGGTTGAGATAAAGGAAAAGCTTCATCAAGGATTGGATCAGTTACAGATATTTTAA
- a CDS encoding glycosyltransferase has protein sequence MKIAIFVEQFPALSQTFVLKQVTSLIDLGFDVSILSIHCPKKMDIMHKNFVDYGLQGKTQYLTPSYSSTIQKFLQRLRCLFEGGASFKTLPTVLRALNLKRFNHHARSGLLLSIAANEKNYKQYDVVICHFGTTGVIANKLKQLGVINGKIVTIFHGFELSMHNVLKKNDSDYKNLFSQTDLMLPVSDKWKEKLISLGCPPDKIQVNRVGIDLKEFAYQHPRHTTSALKIFTVARFTEKKGLDIALRALAIVKQKVNFEYILAGSGELEATLKQLVKDLGLCKHVSFIGAISQEEVVKYISSSDIFLQPSITASNGDMEGVPVALMEAMALGTPVISTFHSGIPELISNNLHGLLAPERNVDVLAQCLITLMEEDKLREKLAKNARIQVENIADLKNNNRKLISILRKLK, from the coding sequence TTGAAAATTGCGATTTTTGTTGAACAATTTCCTGCCTTATCGCAAACCTTTGTTTTAAAACAAGTAACTTCCCTTATAGACCTAGGTTTTGATGTTTCCATTCTTTCAATACATTGTCCCAAAAAAATGGATATCATGCATAAAAACTTTGTTGATTATGGGCTACAGGGTAAGACGCAATATCTAACGCCAAGTTATAGTTCAACGATTCAAAAATTTCTGCAGCGTTTGCGTTGCTTGTTTGAGGGGGGGGCTAGTTTTAAAACTCTACCTACAGTACTTAGAGCTCTTAATCTAAAGCGCTTCAATCATCACGCGAGAAGTGGTTTACTTTTATCTATAGCTGCTAATGAAAAAAACTACAAACAGTATGATGTTGTAATTTGTCATTTTGGTACAACAGGAGTTATTGCAAACAAATTAAAGCAGCTAGGAGTAATTAACGGTAAGATTGTTACAATTTTCCATGGCTTTGAGCTTTCTATGCATAATGTTCTAAAGAAAAATGATAGTGATTATAAGAACTTGTTTTCTCAAACTGATTTAATGTTACCAGTAAGTGATAAGTGGAAAGAAAAACTAATTTCATTAGGTTGCCCACCTGATAAAATACAAGTGAATAGGGTGGGAATAGATTTAAAAGAGTTTGCTTATCAACACCCTAGGCATACTACTTCAGCTCTTAAAATATTTACAGTTGCTCGTTTTACAGAAAAAAAGGGACTCGATATTGCGCTTAGGGCATTAGCAATAGTTAAACAGAAGGTTAATTTTGAATATATATTAGCGGGCTCTGGCGAACTAGAAGCGACACTTAAACAACTTGTAAAGGATTTGGGGCTTTGTAAGCATGTTTCATTTATAGGTGCCATAAGCCAAGAGGAGGTTGTGAAATATATCAGCTCTTCCGATATATTCTTACAGCCAAGTATAACTGCATCAAATGGAGACATGGAGGGGGTTCCTGTAGCACTAATGGAAGCGATGGCGCTTGGGACTCCTGTTATTTCAACTTTCCATAGTGGTATTCCTGAATTAATTTCCAATAACTTACATGGATTATTAGCGCCTGAAAGAAATGTTGACGTACTTGCTCAGTGCCTTATTACTTTGATGGAAGAAGATAAGCTTAGAGAAAAGTTAGCTAAAAACGCTAGGATACAAGTAGAGAATATCGCTGACTTGAAGAATAATAATAGAAAATTAATTTCAATATTAAGAAAGTTGAAGTAA